The proteins below come from a single Mercenaria mercenaria strain notata chromosome 3, MADL_Memer_1, whole genome shotgun sequence genomic window:
- the LOC128556070 gene encoding uncharacterized protein LOC128556070: MHSIVHIMILIHITICKELLALPMTVGDSIVNAELNGKELIKMGTVLNKPLLTLLGETFVKMEHNIGKQLSEKIDDVKNVQSNIGKKLSDKIDDVEKNVQDNIVALTKDTSNKRQELKQEFCKLKSCTEWTEWSACSANVKRTFGASTRTRTCGVSSSICPLKVAKKEETESRICQGTECKSNEYTKTKNKFCIRLSKMVKKSWKDAQEECHQDGGHLINIDSALKVEDVNDTLQKMSVTEKIWIDGTRTIPNGEWKYEYNSEDTTFSKWYSSEPGSSDDCRAYVLHHGKRWWWGRPCTDNYYFLCEML; this comes from the coding sequence ATGCATTcaattgttcatatcatgatattAATTCATATTACTATATGTAAGGAACTACTTGCTTTACCAATGACTGTAGGTGATAGCATCGTAAACGCAGAATTAAATGGAAAGGAACTGATTAAAATGGGAACTGTGCTGAATAAACCATTGCTGACTCTCCTTGGtgaaacatttgttaaaatggaACACAATATTGGCAAACAACTTTCAGAAAAGATAGATGACGTGAAGAACGTGCAGAGTAATATTGGCAAAAAACTTTCAGACAAAATAGATGACGTGGAGAAGAATGTACAGGATAACATCGTAGCATTAACAAAGGACACATCAAACAAACGGCAAGAATTAAAACAGGAATTTTGCAAACTAAAAAGCTGTACAGAATGGACGGAATGGTCAGCGTGTTCAGCTAATGTAAAAAGGACATTTGGTGCTAGTACACGCACGAGAACATGCGGAGTTAGTTCGAGCATCTGTCCTTTAAAGGTTGCGAAAAAAGAAGAAACGGAAAGCAGAATTTGTCAAGGGACAGAGTGCAAGTCAAATGAATATACAAAAACGAAGAACAAATTCTGCATTAGACTGAGTAAAATGGTAAAGAAATCATGGAAAGATGCACAAGAAGAATGTCACCAAGATGGAGGTCACTTGATCAATATTGACAGCGCGTTGAAAGTAGAAGATGTAAATGACACGTTGCAGAAAATGTCAGTCACGGAAAAAATTTGGATTGACGGAACAAGAACGATACCGAATGGTGAATGGAAGTATGAGTATAATTCAGAAGATACCACGTTTTCCAAGTGGTATAGTAGTGAACCAGGATCATCTGATGACTGCAGAGCGTATGTATTACATCATGGGAAAAGGTGGTGGTGGGGACGACCTTGTACTGATAACTACTATTTCCTTTGtgaaatgttatga